The sequence CCGCGCCGCCATGTGTCCGCTCCCATCTATCACGGGCGCGGTCGCGCCAGTCCATCAGTTCATGCAAGGGCATGGCGTTCATCTGCTCTGGGCCCCAGTGGAACACCAGGGCGATGTCCGCCATCACGTCGTCTACGCTTCGGGGGATTCCGCTGCCCCCTTCTTCTGCAAAAAAACCGCTACGGCATCCGCACACATGACCAGGTCGGCGACGTCCAGGGCGGCCGCTTCCTGCTCGGTCAGCGTTGGCTGGCTGATGCGCGGCAGAAGGCGGATGTTGGCGTTGACGTCGCCCTGCAGCAGGTCGGTCAGCTTCAGGCCGCGTAGCTCGCCGGCGGCCGGCTTGCGCAGGGTGATTTCGGTGATCTTCGTTTCGCCACGCTTGATCGGTTCCTCGAGCACGATCGGGGCGCTGTAGGTGGGCTTGCTCATGGGGTTGCTCCTTGGGTTGCGAAAGGCGCGCCGGCGCTGCGGCCGGCGTCGGGGTTACAGGCCGATGGCCGCGCGATGCTCGGCGAGCATGTCGGTGCCGTTGACCATGAAAACGAAGTTCAGCAGGTCGATTTCGATCTCGACGTTGCCGTCAATGCTGAGCTTGTAGTAGCTGCAGGTGGTGGTGATGGCGTGCTCGGTGTCTTCGCCGGGCTCTGAGTCGCCAAAGTCGATTTCTTCGTGCCGGCCGCGGGCAACTACCTCGACCGCGCTGACCTCACCGGTGTCGTCACGCTGCACGGAGCCGGCCCAGCGCAGCATCACGCCGTCGGCACGCACGGCGCCGAACTGGCGCAGGACGGTCAGGTCCCAGCCGCCGAGCGTCCATTCGAGCTGGATGCCGTCATCGGAATGGCCCATGTCGACCTTGACCGGGCCGTCCATGCCGGCGCCCCGGAAGGCCTCCAGCTTGCGGCTGAGCGTGGGCAGCGTGACCGTCTTGGACACGCCGACGTAGCTGTTGCCGTCGTTGAACAGGTTCATGTGCTTGAGCTTTTTAGGCAGTGCCATCGGGGCGCTCTCCTACGGCGCGGCCAGGGCCGCGCGGGTGAATGGGTCAGGCGTTGACGCGGCTGGCGAAGTCGACCAGGTAACGATCGGTGATGCGCTGGCGCAGGGTGAGGTCCTCGAGCGGCGGCACCGGGGTGTAGTCGTAGTCCAGGAACAGCTTGCCGGCCTTGAGGGTGTCCTTGTCGTTCGCCGCCTCGTCGTACCAGCACTCGCCGCCGATCAGGTAGCCGTTACGGACCAGCTCGCGGAACTTGGCGTTGATGCCCTCGACGATGTCGCGCACCAGGCTGGCGTGCATGGGCTTGTCGACCGCCCAGAAGTGCGCGTCGGCCATGGTGTCCGCCAGCACCTGGGCGGTGCGGGTGTAGTTTTCGAAGGCGAACAGTGGGTCATCCGAGCAGGTGCGCGAGCCCCAGAAGCGGAAGCCTTCGCGGCGGATCAGCGTGGTGACGTCGGCGGCGTTGAGCAGGCCGGCATCGGTGGCCGGATCCTGCAGGTCCCAGTAGACGTCGCGGCTCAAGCCGGACACGCCGTTGACCGGCACGTTGGACAGGGTTTTGTGCCAGCCAACTTGCTGGTCCAGCTTGGCGCGCATGCCCAGGGCACGGGCCACGGCGCTGGCTGTGGTGTTGGCGTTGGCTGTGGTGTCCCAACTGACAAAGTCCGGCCAGATGAGCATGAGTTCGCGGGCGCCGAAGCCGTCCCGGTAGGCAATGGCTTCGCTGACAGTTTGCGCGTCGAAGGCATTGGCATAGGCGAAGGCCCGCAGCTTCTGCGCGGTGGCCACAAGTTCGGTGGTAACCGGCAGCGAATCCAGACCCGGCACGCCGAGAATCCGCGGTTTCACGCCCAGCTGCGCTTCGGCTGCAAGCAGCGCCTTGAGGCCGGTGTACTGGCCGTCGGCGGTCACGCCCCCGACGATCTTGCTGGTCTGGTCAGCGGCTTGGGCGGCTTCATCGACGCCCTCTCCGTCCGCCACTCGCACCACGACGGTAACGGGGCTGGCCTGATCGGCGATAGCGTCCAGGCTGCTGGCCAGGGTGCCCAGCTCGCCAGCCTTGCCCGAGGCGGTGAGCACGTCGGTGAGCAGCACGGGTTTGTTCAGGGGAAAGGTAACCGGGTCGGCATCGCTGGCGGTGCAGATCATGCCCACCACGGCGGTGGCGACGGTGCGGATGGGGCGCGTGCCCTCGTTGATTTCGAGGACGCGGACGCCGTGATGGTATTCGGTCGACATGCGGGTGGCTCCTGCGGGCGTGTGCCGGATCAGTGAGCCTTGAGAGTGACGCGCGCGCGCAAGGGGCGCGAGCAGCGGGCCGTGTAGCGGTGGGTGTTACAGCGCAGGCATGAAAAACCCCGCCGAAGCGGGGCCTGTTTTCACGGGGGTCGGTCACGCCGCTGCGTTGCCGACGCCTGCAACCGCCGCCTCGATCGCGGCGATGGTCTGCTCGGCCAGCTGCTGCGCCTGCTCGACCTCGTCGCCGCCCATCAACGTGCGGATCTGTTCCTTCGCGGCCAGGCGTGTTTCGCGCAGGGCAATCAGCGCGGCGGTGTACTGCGCGGCTTCGTGAAGAATGTCGTTTGCCGCCTCTTGAGCGGTGCGCCCGTTGATAGCCCAGGCGGCAACCATGGGCGGTACAGCGCCCTGGTAGTCAGCGGCAGCGTATTGCTCGGCCTCGATGCGGGCTCGGTCGTACTCCACAGCGCGCAGCGCGTCACCTGCCACGGCTTGACGCGCGGCGTCAGCGGCGGTGTCGATGCGCCTCAGCAAGATTTGCTCTAGCTCATCAGCTGTCGGCTCGACAGCCGGCAACACGAACGGCACGCCGTCTTCTCCAATTACCAGCGAGCGGCCCGTCGCAGCAGCAGAGGACAGCGCCTGGTACTCACTATCTGCCAGTTCGATCAACTCATCGGCAGGCGGCAGCTTGGAGTCAGGGTTCGGCACCTCAACAAGCGGATGCACCGCATCGGGGTCAGCGACCTTGATTTTTGGCGCGACGGCTTCGGGCTCATCGTCCGGCTGCATCCAGGCGGGGTCATCGACCTCGATGACGGGGCGAACCCAGTCTGGGTCAGGCGTCCATAGGGTCCGCTCGCCAAACAGCGAGGTGCAGTAGAAATTGAGTTGTGTTTTATGGATGTAGTACGTGTCCATCATCATGTCCGCCAGGCTCCCAGGGTGTTTTCAGTAACCGATAGCGAGCCAGTCGACGCTGCCGCCCGCGTTGGTCGAATAGATCCGCATCTGCGAGGTGCCAACCTTAACGGCGGTCACTTCGTCGAATTCGCCAGCGGCAAGATTTTGCGTGGCTCCGAGGTGCACGAATGCGTTGGGGAAAGTCATGGGCAGTGTGATCAGCGTTCCGGACGCACTGACGGCATTGTTGCCCCACTGCATGATCAGCCCGGTATCTCCATCCCTCGACCAGCCGCTCGCACCGAGCGAGGCGGTGTTCTTCGGCACGCTGACCCCACCCGCGTCACAGCGCACCCAGGGCGTCCAGGAAGAGTTGAAGCAATTACGTGCATAGACCTGTGTCGCCCCGGCGTTGTACGAAACGGCGACCTGACCACGGTTTCCGGTTGCCGAAATCGTGCTGTAGAACGTGGTCGTGATGTGCCAGTAAAGACTGGCGCTTGGCGAATTGGCATGGTTTGTCAGGATGACTGGATCAGTCGCGGAGTTCGGGTCTTGAATCGTTGACCCTTGCGTTTGATTGCGCACCGCGCCAGGGAGAAGGTCAATCGAGACCCCACCGGCGTTCAGGTTCGATGCGTTGTTCGCGCCAAGCGTCGCGCGAGCAGTCGCAGCATCTGCGTCGTCGAGCAGCGTTTGAATAAACGCAGGGACGTTACCGGTATGGAAAACTGACTTTCCACCAACCTGGAAGTTATTGCGCGCAGATAACGGGGCAATACTGTTGTTGATCTCAGAATTTACAACGCCGGTGTTGTAGCTGAAGTAATCAATAATCGCCAAGCAATTCGAATCATCACCCAATACCTGCCCTTCAAAAAAAATCCCACCCCCAAAGGCAGACGCCTGGTACGGCATCTTCAGCGCCGCATACTTCACCCCACCATATGTACAGGAAACGACCTCCCACGTAACCCCACCCGTTCCGTCGAGTCCATATACCATTGTGTCATGCGAGTTGTATGCCGCCTGGGATGTTACCTCTACCGAGTGCAGCACATTGCCTGCGTTGGTATACCCCCGGGTTGCCGTGATCTTTCCATCGACAAGGAACTGACGTAACAAAGTGCTCTGATAAAGCGGGTGCAGTAATATCACGCGTTCGGTGTAGAGATTCCCAGGCGCGCCAAGCCTGCGCCGCACGGTATCGACTCGTGCCAAGCTGTCACTTGTAAGATCCGCTGCGCTGAACTGCTTGGTCAAGTTGCTGGAGTGCCATAATTCATTCCAAACGCTCCATGCTCCGTTGTAGCAACTGCGCCATTTGACCGTGCCAGCGCCGGCGTTTGTGCCATACGGAAACGCGACCTGGGTGCAGTTTCCTGTGCCACCGTACTCCAATACCAGGCAGTACCAGTGGGCAGTGCCGCCTCCTGGGTTGTTGGGGTTTGCTGTCCCCAGCACCTTCCGCCACCAGCCCGGCGAGGTGATCGAGTTCCAATCGGTAGTTGTATCTGCCCCGCCGATGGTCGACGGCGTAGCGAGGAAGGATGCGCCCTGTGCCCCAACGCCAAACGCCGCCATTGCCGCGCGGACGAATGCGGTCGTCGCGATACTGGTGTCGCTGTCCGACGGTAACGGCGTGGGCGCTTTTGGTTCGCCGGTCAGAGTAGGACTGTTGAGCGGCGCCGCGCCCAACGTGGCAAGGGCCGTGGCGGCATCGACATCATCAAGCAGGGTCCGGGCGAAGGCAGTCAGATTTGTCGTGGCGAAGGCGTCAGCACCGGTGGCATAGATCAGCTGGTTCGCCGCAGTAACCAACCCCGCCAGAGCCGTGAGTGTCTGGTCTTTCGGCTGCTTCTCGTCTTGGAGCTTCTTGCCCTGGGCCGCAGTGAGGGCCTGCGAGGTGCTGAGGCTGGACAGCGAATCGTTGAGCTGTACCAGACCCGCCCGGGTGGTGGTGGCGGTAA is a genomic window of Stutzerimonas stutzeri containing:
- a CDS encoding gp53-like domain-containing protein, whose protein sequence is MALPITITDAGRAEIINAQNTGTGPVTITEIGFGTGQYTPLKTRTALQAQVKRVGSIAGQAVAADTIHVMALDESSSSYNVGEFGLFSDKGTLIAVYSQPAASGWIIQKAGPSTLLLATDIILESLNATSLTFGDISFINPPATTTVQGVVELATPEETQAGTDAARVVTPAGLKSLTATTTRAGLVQLNDSLSSLSTSQALTAAQGKKLQDEKQPKDQTLTALAGLVTAANQLIYATGADAFATTNLTAFARTLLDDVDAATALATLGAAPLNSPTLTGEPKAPTPLPSDSDTSIATTAFVRAAMAAFGVGAQGASFLATPSTIGGADTTTDWNSITSPGWWRKVLGTANPNNPGGGTAHWYCLVLEYGGTGNCTQVAFPYGTNAGAGTVKWRSCYNGAWSVWNELWHSSNLTKQFSAADLTSDSLARVDTVRRRLGAPGNLYTERVILLHPLYQSTLLRQFLVDGKITATRGYTNAGNVLHSVEVTSQAAYNSHDTMVYGLDGTGGVTWEVVSCTYGGVKYAALKMPYQASAFGGGIFFEGQVLGDDSNCLAIIDYFSYNTGVVNSEINNSIAPLSARNNFQVGGKSVFHTGNVPAFIQTLLDDADAATARATLGANNASNLNAGGVSIDLLPGAVRNQTQGSTIQDPNSATDPVILTNHANSPSASLYWHITTTFYSTISATGNRGQVAVSYNAGATQVYARNCFNSSWTPWVRCDAGGVSVPKNTASLGASGWSRDGDTGLIMQWGNNAVSASGTLITLPMTFPNAFVHLGATQNLAAGEFDEVTAVKVGTSQMRIYSTNAGGSVDWLAIGY
- a CDS encoding phage tail sheath protein, which translates into the protein MSTEYHHGVRVLEINEGTRPIRTVATAVVGMICTASDADPVTFPLNKPVLLTDVLTASGKAGELGTLASSLDAIADQASPVTVVVRVADGEGVDEAAQAADQTSKIVGGVTADGQYTGLKALLAAEAQLGVKPRILGVPGLDSLPVTTELVATAQKLRAFAYANAFDAQTVSEAIAYRDGFGARELMLIWPDFVSWDTTANANTTASAVARALGMRAKLDQQVGWHKTLSNVPVNGVSGLSRDVYWDLQDPATDAGLLNAADVTTLIRREGFRFWGSRTCSDDPLFAFENYTRTAQVLADTMADAHFWAVDKPMHASLVRDIVEGINAKFRELVRNGYLIGGECWYDEAANDKDTLKAGKLFLDYDYTPVPPLEDLTLRQRITDRYLVDFASRVNA
- a CDS encoding phage tail assembly protein, translated to MSKPTYSAPIVLEEPIKRGETKITEITLRKPAAGELRGLKLTDLLQGDVNANIRLLPRISQPTLTEQEAAALDVADLVMCADAVAVFLQKKGAAESPEA
- a CDS encoding GpE family phage tail protein, which produces MADIALVFHWGPEQMNAMPLHELMDWRDRARDRWERTHGGAGSKP
- a CDS encoding phage major tail tube protein, whose protein sequence is MALPKKLKHMNLFNDGNSYVGVSKTVTLPTLSRKLEAFRGAGMDGPVKVDMGHSDDGIQLEWTLGGWDLTVLRQFGAVRADGVMLRWAGSVQRDDTGEVSAVEVVARGRHEEIDFGDSEPGEDTEHAITTTCSYYKLSIDGNVEIEIDLLNFVFMVNGTDMLAEHRAAIGL